The genomic interval GGAAGAATTAATCGTGGTCAATTCGAACTTAATGGAAAAGAGTATCGATTAAATACAAATACTCCTCCTAATCACTTACATGGGGGAAATGTTGGTTGGAGTGAAGTAGTCTTTGATTCTTCTATTGTAGAAGAGGAAGGGGCAATTGGAATTCGCTATACATATCATAGTCCAGATGGAGAAGAAGGTTATCCAGGTAATTTTGACTTTACTGTAGATTATTTACTGACTAATGAGAATGAAATAGTCCTAACATACCACGGAAAAACAGACAAAGAAACACCTGTAACAGTGACCAATCATTCCTATTTTAATTTAAGTGGGAATAATAAAAGAGATATAACTAATCATGAACTAATTGCTGATGTTGATCGTTTCTTAGAACTAGATGAAGGATTTATTCCAACAGGAAAAATGGTACATACAGAAAATACACCATTTGATTTTTCGGAAGGAAAGCTGTTGAAAGCAGGAATTGATAATGATTTTGACCAAAATACTTTAGTAGGTAATGGATATGACCATCCCCTTATTTTCTCTGAAGAAGGATCCCATTCTGCTATTTTAAGAGATAAAGAGAGTGGAAGAGAAATGTCTTTAGTAACGAATCAGCCTGCACTCATTCTTTATTCAGGTAACCAATTAGAAGATAAATATGATTTTAATGGCGTAACGGGAAGAAA from Niallia sp. FSL W8-0635 carries:
- a CDS encoding aldose epimerase family protein, coding for MNYSQRSMGEVNGAKITEYTFTNNNGMSFSSMNYGCIITKIIVPDKEGNKENVVLGFETLEEYRQYPGPYLGAIVGRVAGRINRGQFELNGKEYRLNTNTPPNHLHGGNVGWSEVVFDSSIVEEEGAIGIRYTYHSPDGEEGYPGNFDFTVDYLLTNENEIVLTYHGKTDKETPVTVTNHSYFNLSGNNKRDITNHELIADVDRFLELDEGFIPTGKMVHTENTPFDFSEGKLLKAGIDNDFDQNTLVGNGYDHPLIFSEEGSHSAILRDKESGREMSLVTNQPALILYSGNQLEDKYDFNGVTGRKYLGVCLETQGFPDAINHPEFPSVVLKPEETYHAETKLKFRVTE